A stretch of DNA from Candidatus Nanopelagicales bacterium:
GTGTTTGTGCGTCACACAGGAAAGCGTTCGATCGCGCCGCGCTCAGGTGGCGCCGGCACCGGTTTCCACAGACCAGCGCGTTGGCCGAGGAGTCGGGTCGCGTAGCGCGGGTTGAGGATCAAGTAGCGGCGCCACAGTCTGGTCGGCTCCAAGCCCAGTCGCCACAACCACTCCAGGCCATAGCGCTGCATCCACGGTGGCGGTGTGCGTAACTGGCCGGCGTGGTAGTCGAAGGCTGCGCCGACGGCGAGAAGCGGGAGGTCCAGGTGCGCGCGCAAGGCGTGGGCGAAGACCTCCTGCCGCGGGCAACCGAGTCCGACCAGAACACAGCGCGCTCCACTTGCGCGGATCTCGGCCGCGATGTCCGGCGCCTCGCCGGGTTCGGCCACGCGGAACCCTGAGGGCCGCATCCCGGCGATGCGCAGTCCCGGGTATTTCTCCGGCAGTGTCGTGGCCAACCTGTTCAGAGTCTGCGGTGTCGAGCCGTAGAGGAACACAGGCAAACCGCGGTGCGCCAACTCGGCGAGGACATACCCCGTGAGGTCCGGGCCGTACACCCGGTCGCGCAGGCTCGTGTTGTACAGAGAGTTCAGCGCCCAGCGCACGGGTTGACCGTCAGGTACCGTCACGTCGAACGAGTTCAGGCGCGCTTCGTGTGCGGGGTCGTCCACGCCCGTCATGACGCCGTGGACGGCCAGTGCGGTCAGAGCCAGGGGCCGGCGTTCCTCGGCAGCCGCCACCACCTGGTCGACCGCATAGTCGTAGTCGACCGCATCGATCATCACGCCCAGCACATTGTGCCGACCGCGATTGATCACGGAGTCCACCGATCGACGTTGCTCTCGTAGATCTCGCGCATGATCGCCGGAACGTCGTAGGTGAGGCCCCAGTTCGGGAAGTGATCGGCGAACCGCGCGTTGCTGCCGATCCACCAGATGTGATCGCCGATGCGGTTCTCGTCGACGTATTCGGTGGTCATCTCGGTGCCGGTGATGTCGGCGGCGATGGCGAAAGCCTCGAGATTCGAGCAGTTGGAGTGTCGGCCGCCGCCCATGTTGTAGACCTCGGCGATACGCGGCGCACGCCAGAAGGCCTCGAAGGCGCTGACGACGTCATTGCTGTGGATCGCGTCGCGAACCTGCTTGCCCTTGTAGCCGAACACCGTGTAGGTCCGCCGCTCCATCGCGCATCGCATGACGTACCCGAGGAATCCGTGGAGCTCGGCTGCCGAGTGGGATGGGCCCTGTGAGTGTTCCCCCACGGAAGCAGGCGGTCGGAATGTCGAAGTACCGTCCATACTCTTGGACCATCACGTCACCGGCCACCTTGGCGGCCCCGAACACTGAGTGCAGGCTGCGGTCGATGGACATGTCTTCAGTGATGCCGTCGTGGAAGGCGTGGTCCGCCGCGATCTCCCACCGCGTATCGAGTTCGATGAGCGGAAGCGAGTTCGGGGTGTCGCCGTACACCTTGTTGGTCGACGTGTAGATGAAGACGGCGTCGGGTGCGTGTAGCCGCGTCACTTCCAGCATGTTCAAGGTGCCCACGGCGTTGATGTCGAAGTCCGTCCAGGGCTCCTTCGCCGCCCAGTCGTGACTGGGTTGAGCGGCAGTGTGGACCACCAAGGTGATGTCCGCGCCGACCGCCCGGAACAGGGCTGACAACCCGTCGCGGTCGCGGATGTCCAACGATTCATGGCGGTAGTGGCGACCGAGTTCGTCGCGCAGGGTCTGGACATTCCACGCCGTGGACCCATCCGGTCCGAAGAAGTAGGCGCGCATGTCATTGTCGATGCCGATGACGTCGAGACCGAGTCCCGCGAAATGACGCACCGCGGACGAACCGATCAGACCACCGGAGCCGGTGACGACCACAAGAGACACTGATTCCCCATTTCCGTTCGGGATCCCGATGTCGGTGCGGGTTCCCCAACCCTGCGCCCGGCCAGTCTCTCAGACTGGAAGGCGCTCACGGCGCATGGCGGTAGCGCTTTCCGTAGGCTCGAGATGATGTCGCATTCCGTTGTCAGCGTGCGGGTTCCCGCCAAGTTGAATCTCGACCTGTCGGTCGGGCCGGTGCGCCCTGACGGCTTCCACGAACTCGCCACCGTTTATCAGGCGTTGTCGCTGTTCGACGAGCTGGAGGTTTCGGAGCGGGGCGACGGGCGCGGTCTGCGTTTGTCCGTCGGGGGCCGCGAGACTGCCGGGGTTCCCACGGGACCCGACAACCTTGCCTGGCGCGCCGCGGAGTTGGCAGCCGAGGCGTACGGCCGGGTGCCGGACCTGTCGATCACGATCGACAAGGGGATCCCGGTGGCCGGCGGGATGGCGGGAGGCAGCGCCGACGCGGCGGGCGTACTGCGTGCCTGTGCGCAGTTGTGGGACCCCAGCGGCGAGGCTGAACCGGAGTTGGGTGATCTTGCTGCGCGGCTGGGATCGGACGTTCCGTTCGCGTTGTTGGGTGGGACCGCCGTGGGTAGTGGTCGCGGCGAGACGGTGACGTCGGCGATGGGATCGGGGAAGTTCCATTGGGTGCTCGCGCTCTCGGAGGGCCAGTTGTCCACCCCGGCGGTGTACCGCAAGTTGGACGAAATTCGCGGATCGGGTGCCACACCGCGTCCCGCCGTGCGGCCCGAGGTTCTGCTGGCCGTCCGTTCGGGGGATGCGCACGCCCTGGGTCGGGCGCTGCGCAATGATCTTCAGCCCGCGGCGTGCGCTTTGATGCCCGTACTGGAGATGCTCTTGGCGTTGGGGCCGGAGCACGGGGCGCTGGGTGCTTTGGTGTCCGGGAGTGGTCCTACGTGTGCCTTCCTGGTGGCTGACCAGGACTCAGCACTGGAACTCGCTGTGGCGCTGTCGGCGTCAGGTCTGTGCCGGGCAGTCAGACGGGCGGTGGGTCCGGTGCCGGGGGCGTCCGTCGTCGACTGAGTGATGCCCGAATCGGTCACGAAAGCCGGGGTTTGGGGTCCAGATGCCCCAGCCCGTTCCACGCCAGATTGACCAGGTGCGCCACGACTTCGCGTTGCTTGGGTTTGCGCACCTCCAGCCACCACTGCCCGGTGTGCGCCACCATGCCGACGAGCATCTGTGCGTACATCCCCGACAACTTGGGGTTGAATCCTCGGGCCCGGAACTGGGTGGCGAGCACGTGGTCCACGCGGGCGGCCACCTCGATGATCAGGCTGTCGAATCCCGCCGTGCTGGCGGGGGAGTCCCGTACCAGGATGCGGAAAC
This window harbors:
- a CDS encoding WecB/TagA/CpsF family glycosyltransferase; its protein translation is MDSVINRGRHNVLGVMIDAVDYDYAVDQVVAAAEERRPLALTALAVHGVMTGVDDPAHEARLNSFDVTVPDGQPVRWALNSLYNTSLRDRVYGPDLTGYVLAELAHRGLPVFLYGSTPQTLNRLATTLPEKYPGLRIAGMRPSGFRVAEPGEAPDIAAEIRASGARCVLVGLGCPRQEVFAHALRAHLDLPLLAVGAAFDYHAGQLRTPPPWMQRYGLEWLWRLGLEPTRLWRRYLILNPRYATRLLGQRAGLWKPVPAPPERGAIERFPV
- a CDS encoding NAD-dependent epimerase/dehydratase family protein yields the protein MSLVVVTGSGGLIGSSAVRHFAGLGLDVIGIDNDMRAYFFGPDGSTAWNVQTLRDELGRHYRHESLDIRDRDGLSALFRAVGADITLVVHTAAQPSHDWAAKEPWTDFDINAVGTLNMLEVTRLHAPDAVFIYTSTNKVYGDTPNSLPLIELDTRWEIAADHAFHDGITEDMSIDRSLHSVFGAAKVAGDVMVQEYGRYFDIPTACFRGGTLTGPIPLGSRAPRIPRVRHAMRDGAADLHGVRLQGQAGSRRDPQQ
- a CDS encoding 4-(cytidine 5'-diphospho)-2-C-methyl-D-erythritol kinase; protein product: MSHSVVSVRVPAKLNLDLSVGPVRPDGFHELATVYQALSLFDELEVSERGDGRGLRLSVGGRETAGVPTGPDNLAWRAAELAAEAYGRVPDLSITIDKGIPVAGGMAGGSADAAGVLRACAQLWDPSGEAEPELGDLAARLGSDVPFALLGGTAVGSGRGETVTSAMGSGKFHWVLALSEGQLSTPAVYRKLDEIRGSGATPRPAVRPEVLLAVRSGDAHALGRALRNDLQPAACALMPVLEMLLALGPEHGALGALVSGSGPTCAFLVADQDSALELAVALSASGLCRAVRRAVGPVPGASVVD
- a CDS encoding TetR/AcrR family transcriptional regulator encodes the protein MSGKQRREQLIGVGRRLFADKGYEAVSVEEIASEAAVSKPVVYEHFGGKEGLYAVIVDREMNTLLERITNSLTGDHPRQLLEQAGTALFGYIEDETDGFRILVRDSPASTAGFDSLIIEVAARVDHVLATQFRARGFNPKLSGMYAQMLVGMVAHTGQWWLEVRKPKQREVVAHLVNLAWNGLGHLDPKPRLS